In a single window of the Pseudodesulfovibrio profundus genome:
- a CDS encoding transcriptional regulator, which produces MLKFIVIGVALFLVYKLFIGDKKKKEMDEKKVQKDKVASGEMVKDPICGTYVDREGSIRVKEGEKVHTFCSYECRDKYLKQLNATTVNDDE; this is translated from the coding sequence ATGCTGAAATTCATCGTTATCGGCGTAGCACTGTTTCTTGTTTACAAGCTCTTCATAGGCGACAAGAAAAAGAAAGAAATGGATGAGAAGAAGGTCCAGAAGGACAAAGTTGCTTCTGGGGAGATGGTTAAAGATCCGATTTGCGGAACATATGTTGACCGAGAAGGATCAATACGAGTCAAAGAAGGGGAGAAAGTTCACACTTTTTGCTCTTATGAATGTCGTGATAAGTATCTGAAACAACTCAACGCGACAACGGTGAATGACGACGAGTAA
- a CDS encoding tetratricopeptide repeat protein encodes MKRVLLSAMVLGALFLTGCSKVVGPYYLNQEKYAEGIEVLGEQLQENPDDASAAYFIGRYYLGMNKPAQGLQFLDKAVALDSDNADYVFWQGVAHWALADYPQERAAYQKAISLDPNHVSANLYLGHSYLDKGKWEQALIRYRKVIQIDPYNPEALFNEGLVLNKLGKSVEAKKSWKKFLEYYPDGSLAIQATQSLNVLGDFTYRNFIIGERNVPLRSINFEEGSVDLKAESKNSLQVLKTMMNTNDKLALHIVTYVKGNKSLAKARSEAVRDYLVNGHPAPSEKRLPLSWFGSSEIITVDGKSQTVDQSVQFITVVK; translated from the coding sequence GTGAAACGCGTTTTATTATCGGCAATGGTACTGGGAGCTCTTTTTTTGACAGGATGCTCTAAAGTTGTTGGACCGTACTATCTCAACCAGGAAAAATATGCTGAAGGCATTGAAGTCTTGGGAGAGCAACTTCAGGAAAACCCGGATGATGCCTCTGCTGCATACTTTATCGGCAGGTATTATCTGGGGATGAACAAACCCGCCCAGGGATTGCAGTTTTTGGATAAGGCTGTGGCTTTGGATTCAGATAACGCCGACTATGTTTTTTGGCAGGGTGTGGCCCATTGGGCGCTTGCTGACTATCCGCAAGAGCGTGCTGCGTACCAGAAAGCCATATCACTTGACCCAAATCACGTTTCAGCAAATCTCTATCTAGGACATAGCTACCTTGATAAAGGCAAATGGGAACAAGCTCTTATTCGTTACCGTAAGGTGATTCAAATTGATCCTTATAATCCTGAAGCGCTTTTCAATGAAGGGTTAGTCCTTAACAAGCTGGGAAAAAGCGTAGAGGCAAAGAAGTCCTGGAAGAAGTTCCTTGAGTATTATCCGGACGGAAGTCTGGCTATTCAGGCTACACAAAGTTTAAATGTACTTGGTGATTTTACCTACCGGAACTTCATCATCGGGGAGCGCAATGTTCCTTTGCGAAGCATTAATTTTGAAGAGGGGAGTGTTGATCTGAAAGCGGAAAGCAAGAACTCGCTACAAGTGCTGAAAACCATGATGAATACCAACGACAAACTGGCTCTGCACATCGTCACTTATGTTAAAGGTAATAAGTCATTGGCAAAAGCACGTTCAGAAGCAGTTCGTGATTACCTTGTAAATGGTCATCCTGCTCCTTCAGAAAAAAGACTGCCTTTGAGTTGGTTTGGTTCGTCAGAAATAATAACGGTTGATGGGAAGTCGCAGACTGTAGATCAATCAGTACAATTCATCACAGTAGTTAAGTGA
- a CDS encoding RNA polymerase sigma factor: MNSDREKDIINKVLKGDPDPFGVLVREHQRAIYSLMLRYTGNADEASDLAQEAFIKAYGKLESFDKSKRFFPWLYTLALNIARDWIRKRGREQKVIVPESMDINYHPDDSTSQSQTDKQLDGAKAFDTIMGLGHKYREALILRFKYGFSFKEVASTLEISLSGAKMRVRRGLDMVKDSLMEDNDEQ, from the coding sequence ATGAATTCGGATCGGGAAAAAGATATAATCAACAAGGTACTAAAAGGGGATCCTGACCCTTTTGGTGTACTCGTGCGCGAACATCAGCGAGCTATTTACAGTCTAATGCTTCGGTACACGGGAAATGCAGATGAGGCTTCAGACCTTGCTCAGGAAGCATTCATCAAGGCATATGGTAAGCTTGAATCATTTGATAAAAGTAAGCGATTCTTCCCATGGCTCTATACATTGGCTCTCAATATTGCACGAGATTGGATTCGTAAAAGAGGAAGAGAGCAAAAAGTCATTGTGCCTGAGTCTATGGATATAAATTATCACCCGGATGACAGCACTAGTCAGTCTCAAACAGACAAGCAGCTTGATGGCGCAAAGGCATTCGATACAATTATGGGATTGGGTCACAAGTACAGGGAGGCGTTAATCCTTAGGTTTAAGTATGGCTTCTCATTCAAAGAAGTAGCTTCAACACTTGAGATTAGTTTGAGCGGTGCCAAAATGCGAGTTCGCAGAGGGTTAGACATGGTAAAGGACAGCCTGATGGAGGATAATGATGAGCAATAA
- a CDS encoding diheme cytochrome c, whose product MLLDEKKGKTMCKSKLLVGLIMITCFLSSIVALADDHNDRRKHRKDHHDREEVEDAVPSPKNELYLSVCGSCHMAYPPGLLNSASWAALIQGASEHFGEDLSLDTKDAEELETYLTSGASENVQGELARDISRDLGNRIVKRITEIPEIRKEHHELSASVFSRTSIGGLSNCIACHKRADVGVFDDDEVSIPRE is encoded by the coding sequence ATGTTGCTTGATGAAAAAAAAGGGAAAACCATGTGTAAGTCAAAGCTCTTGGTGGGACTCATAATGATTACTTGTTTTCTATCGAGTATTGTTGCCTTGGCAGATGACCATAATGATCGTCGTAAACACCGTAAAGACCACCACGATCGAGAGGAGGTAGAAGATGCCGTGCCCAGCCCTAAAAATGAGCTCTACCTATCGGTTTGCGGTTCATGCCACATGGCCTATCCGCCGGGGTTGCTAAATTCGGCCTCGTGGGCTGCTTTGATTCAGGGGGCGAGTGAGCATTTCGGCGAAGATCTTAGTTTAGACACCAAGGATGCCGAAGAGCTCGAAACCTATCTTACATCAGGGGCATCTGAAAACGTTCAAGGAGAATTAGCTAGGGATATTTCCCGGGATTTGGGGAATCGGATTGTAAAGCGCATCACCGAAATTCCTGAAATAAGAAAAGAACATCATGAGTTGAGTGCCTCAGTGTTTTCAAGAACATCTATTGGTGGTCTTTCAAACTGTATTGCATGTCACAAGCGTGCTGATGTCGGAGTGTTTGACGACGACGAGGTAAGCATACCACGAGAATGA
- a CDS encoding IS3 family transposase (programmed frameshift) has translation MRKSKFSEYQIVKILKAVEGGRTVVDVCREHGVSSATYYKWKSKYGGMEASDIQRMKDLETENRKLKQMFADLSLENMALKDVIEKKPLRPVQRKEFVMHMVNAFELSLRKACAAMGISRSYYAYKPHPRDDSDVIAALTELAEKKPTWGFSKLFNVLRQQDKPWNHKKVWRVYCLLKMNLKRKAKKRLPQASRTAVAQPLAPNYCWSIDFMRDTLYSGRVFRTFNAVDDYNREALAVEIDTNMPAGRVVRVLDRVAEERGGYPERLRMDNGPEFSGTVMAAWAESHGVNLEFIQPGKPTQNSYIERFNRTYREEVLDLYVFNSLSEVRAITEDFIREYNEERPHESLGNMSPINFAAQRAGGTPYPLGNPPKTAGSLYR, from the exons ATGCGTAAATCGAAGTTCAGCGAGTACCAGATCGTCAAGATCCTGAAGGCAGTGGAAGGCGGACGAACTGTCGTCGATGTCTGCCGCGAGCACGGCGTGAGCAGCGCCACGTACTACAAGTGGAAGTCAAAGTATGGCGGCATGGAGGCATCCGATATCCAACGGATGAAGGATCTCGAAACGGAGAACCGTAAGCTCAAGCAGATGTTCGCCGACCTCAGCCTGGAAAACATGGCGCTCAAGGATGTGATCGAAAAAAAAC CTCTGAGGCCAGTTCAACGCAAGGAATTTGTCATGCACATGGTCAACGCGTTTGAGTTGAGCTTGCGCAAGGCATGCGCGGCCATGGGCATCAGTAGGAGCTACTACGCCTACAAGCCGCATCCGCGGGACGACAGCGATGTCATCGCAGCCTTGACTGAACTGGCCGAGAAAAAGCCTACATGGGGCTTCAGTAAGCTTTTCAACGTCCTTCGACAGCAGGACAAGCCCTGGAACCACAAGAAGGTCTGGAGGGTTTACTGCCTCTTGAAAATGAACCTGAAGCGCAAGGCCAAGAAGCGGCTTCCGCAAGCCTCTCGGACGGCAGTGGCCCAACCGCTTGCGCCAAACTATTGCTGGTCGATAGATTTCATGCGGGACACGCTTTACAGCGGTCGCGTCTTCAGGACTTTCAACGCTGTAGATGATTACAACCGTGAGGCCTTGGCCGTGGAGATCGATACCAATATGCCAGCAGGACGAGTGGTAAGGGTGCTGGATCGGGTAGCCGAAGAGCGTGGCGGCTATCCCGAGAGGTTGCGAATGGACAATGGTCCAGAGTTCTCGGGGACTGTCATGGCGGCCTGGGCCGAATCGCATGGCGTGAATCTGGAGTTCATTCAGCCTGGCAAACCCACCCAGAACTCATACATCGAGCGGTTCAACCGAACCTACAGAGAAGAAGTGCTTGATTTGTACGTGTTCAACAGCCTGAGCGAAGTTCGGGCCATTACGGAGGACTTTATCCGTGAGTACAACGAGGAACGTCCTCATGAATCCCTGGGGAATATGTCGCCGATAAATTTTGCTGCCCAAAGGGCAGGGGGTACCCCCTACCCTCTGGGCAACCCCCCGAAAACTGCCGGGAGTCTCTACCGTTAA
- a CDS encoding ISL3 family transposase, whose protein sequence is MSTSLMYHAFGLTGFDYVRQSFVAGNIIFDVRPKPKLVRCPECKSQEVVRRGSFERWLRTVPIGFKPVWLCVEAPRVECRKCGCVRRIDLKIAEPRRWYTRAFERFALALTKMMTMLDASALLGIGWDGIKSIFKRHLQRRFGNPSLSGLKYIAIDEISVRKGHKYLTLVMDLESGAIVFVGDGKGAEALDPFWKRLKRSSAMVQAVATDLSIAYISAVMTHLPGVPLVFDHFHVVKLMNDKLTEIRRKIFQELENMPGREVLKGSRWILLKNPENLNKKRNEPERLKEALRFNEPLATAYYMKEDLRQIWSQSDKAKAFVFLDDWIARATTSGIGPLVKMGNTMVKFRFGILAWYDHPISSGPMEGSNNKIKTMKRQAYGYRDKEFFKLRIMGIHESRFILTG, encoded by the coding sequence ATGTCCACGAGTTTGATGTATCACGCCTTCGGTCTGACCGGCTTCGACTATGTTCGGCAGTCGTTTGTGGCCGGGAACATTATCTTTGATGTCCGGCCCAAGCCGAAACTGGTCAGATGTCCGGAATGTAAAAGCCAAGAGGTCGTTCGACGTGGGTCATTTGAGAGGTGGCTCAGGACCGTTCCCATCGGCTTCAAACCTGTTTGGCTGTGTGTGGAGGCTCCGCGAGTAGAATGTCGGAAGTGTGGCTGTGTTCGACGAATCGACCTGAAGATTGCCGAGCCGAGGCGTTGGTACACAAGGGCTTTTGAGCGATTCGCATTGGCACTCACCAAGATGATGACCATGCTTGATGCATCTGCCTTACTCGGTATCGGGTGGGACGGAATCAAGTCCATCTTTAAACGTCACCTCCAGCGTCGTTTCGGCAATCCGTCTCTGTCCGGCCTCAAGTATATCGCCATCGATGAAATCAGCGTCCGCAAAGGGCACAAATATTTGACCCTAGTTATGGACCTTGAAAGTGGCGCAATCGTATTTGTGGGAGACGGCAAGGGCGCGGAGGCACTGGATCCATTCTGGAAGCGGCTGAAGCGTTCAAGCGCAATGGTTCAAGCGGTCGCTACAGATCTGAGTATAGCATACATCAGCGCAGTTATGACCCACCTTCCAGGTGTCCCACTGGTGTTCGATCATTTCCACGTGGTGAAGCTCATGAACGACAAACTGACAGAGATTCGACGCAAGATTTTCCAGGAGTTGGAAAACATGCCAGGGCGGGAAGTTCTCAAAGGAAGTCGCTGGATTCTATTGAAAAATCCAGAAAATCTGAATAAGAAACGCAATGAACCGGAACGATTGAAAGAAGCTCTGCGATTCAATGAGCCATTGGCCACGGCCTATTATATGAAGGAAGATCTGCGGCAAATTTGGAGTCAATCGGACAAAGCAAAAGCCTTTGTTTTCCTGGACGACTGGATTGCCCGTGCAACTACGTCAGGGATCGGCCCACTGGTGAAGATGGGCAATACCATGGTAAAATTCAGGTTCGGCATTCTGGCTTGGTATGATCATCCCATTTCGTCAGGCCCGATGGAAGGCTCCAATAACAAGATCAAAACCATGAAACGGCAGGCCTACGGCTACCGGGACAAGGAGTTCTTTAAACTCAGAATCATGGGCATCCATGAGTCCCGGTTTATCCTGACGGGGTGA
- a CDS encoding SpoIIE family protein phosphatase translates to MLPKGQGVPPTLWATPRKLPGVSTVNWPYERGLYTENGELFGKERLVAFIRENAGLGAEEIIEKLKGQLVDFRGVSPQKDDMTIAVLKVENQPPSIK, encoded by the coding sequence TTGCTGCCCAAAGGGCAGGGGGTACCCCCTACCCTCTGGGCAACCCCCCGAAAACTGCCGGGAGTCTCTACCGTTAACTGGCCCTATGAAAGGGGACTTTACACAGAGAATGGTGAGTTATTTGGGAAAGAACGTCTGGTGGCCTTCATAAGAGAGAATGCAGGACTGGGCGCAGAGGAAATCATTGAAAAATTGAAAGGTCAACTTGTAGACTTCCGTGGAGTATCGCCACAGAAGGATGATATGACCATCGCTGTGCTAAAAGTCGAGAACCAGCCTCCAAGCATTAAGTAA
- the folK gene encoding 2-amino-4-hydroxy-6-hydroxymethyldihydropteridine diphosphokinase: protein MCYVSLGSNQGEPEENLNYALTLLETYGDEISLKAFSNTYLTEPQGEIKDQPWFTNQVIKLEIDAEIWAPSGFLSTCTAIEAQMGRERQEPGGPRPIDMDIIAWGDMVMESDFLTLPHPRAKDRAFVLVPLKEIEPNYVFPDGTTIDEALNSIEYTIEGNKIWQD, encoded by the coding sequence ATCTGCTACGTCAGCCTCGGCTCCAATCAAGGTGAGCCTGAGGAAAATCTCAACTATGCGCTGACGTTGCTTGAAACATATGGTGATGAAATATCTCTGAAAGCTTTTTCGAACACCTACCTGACAGAACCGCAGGGTGAAATTAAAGATCAACCTTGGTTCACTAATCAGGTAATTAAGCTCGAAATAGATGCTGAGATATGGGCTCCTTCCGGCTTCTTGTCCACATGCACTGCCATTGAAGCTCAAATGGGAAGGGAACGACAAGAACCAGGCGGACCTCGCCCCATCGACATGGACATCATTGCCTGGGGTGATATGGTCATGGAAAGTGATTTTCTCACTTTGCCACATCCAAGGGCCAAGGACAGGGCTTTTGTACTTGTTCCTCTGAAGGAAATTGAGCCTAATTACGTCTTCCCGGATGGAACAACCATCGATGAAGCACTCAATAGCATTGAGTACACCATTGAAGGCAACAAGATCTGGCAAGACTAA
- a CDS encoding SpoIIE family protein phosphatase → MLFRFKLLVLLMFISLIPLLLVRAVVERDILNMGDKLAERSENVLVHKASNSLQRIVEDYARVLGRERQLLESISLLMASKVEGVLYGHSHIVDNDSLDLNEVLSKEMLADYSFMHMGGRQQLLHVDFNDITLDKGTIQPDMAENLASIFRDVKTNYPKLILWIEMSLQEGTDISYPKLQSKRMMRQSRMRSGANVSNNALGWTLSEVDSFTGKMSFRFTSLIRNEMGEVQGRLSIVIPVDAVLHKNSHVQMYSEGFQSYLVRPAANQSQQNNSLRIVAQQLAQSDEMRHWQMSDREQWLNPTDMEQYSIMVNNIEKGRAGVVGMPDSSGDALWAYAPIQENGLSLLLVVPRQDIVSEAQTAREYVVSQVDEHNGKISLIVFGVAIFVVLISMLLAKLFTQNISILVDTVKSVAKGNFLVRAQVRSSDEIGQLAAAVNKMVPELQERVAMKNHLEVAQEVQQNLLPSENPTFFSLDIAASSSYCDETGGDYYGFIPRTMNGTKSLVVGVGDVSGHGFQAALMMASARAYLRSQITSGKPLAEAVTAVNDLMAEDLDETGRFMTLFALELFEDGSANWVRAGHDPALLYDPQTDQFDELTGQGLPLGVLSGGDYESGAISGFKPGQIIIIGTDGIWESTSDVKSP, encoded by the coding sequence ATGCTTTTTAGATTTAAATTACTTGTTTTGTTAATGTTTATCTCTCTAATCCCGCTATTGTTGGTTCGTGCAGTTGTGGAAAGGGATATCCTCAATATGGGGGATAAGTTAGCCGAGAGAAGCGAAAATGTTCTAGTTCACAAAGCAAGTAACAGTTTGCAGCGTATAGTTGAGGATTATGCGCGAGTACTTGGGCGTGAACGGCAGCTCCTGGAATCAATTTCTCTACTAATGGCGTCAAAGGTCGAGGGGGTGTTGTATGGACATTCACACATTGTGGACAACGACTCGTTGGACTTGAATGAAGTGCTTAGCAAGGAAATGTTGGCGGATTACTCGTTTATGCATATGGGGGGGCGCCAGCAGCTTTTACATGTGGATTTCAATGATATTACCCTTGATAAAGGGACCATACAACCTGACATGGCAGAGAATCTCGCTTCAATTTTCAGGGATGTGAAAACAAATTACCCAAAACTGATCTTATGGATCGAAATGTCACTCCAGGAGGGGACTGATATCTCGTATCCGAAATTGCAATCCAAGCGGATGATGCGACAGTCGAGGATGCGATCGGGGGCAAATGTGTCTAATAACGCATTAGGATGGACACTGTCGGAAGTTGACTCTTTTACAGGAAAGATGAGTTTTCGTTTTACGTCATTGATAAGGAATGAAATGGGCGAAGTGCAGGGGAGGCTTTCAATAGTAATCCCCGTAGACGCAGTTTTGCACAAGAACTCCCATGTGCAGATGTACTCAGAAGGCTTTCAGTCGTATTTGGTTCGTCCGGCTGCTAATCAAAGCCAACAAAACAACAGCTTACGTATTGTTGCTCAACAATTAGCTCAAAGTGATGAGATGCGGCATTGGCAGATGTCTGATCGCGAGCAATGGCTCAATCCTACCGATATGGAACAGTACTCTATAATGGTAAATAATATTGAAAAGGGAAGAGCCGGTGTCGTCGGAATGCCTGACAGTTCAGGGGACGCTCTTTGGGCTTATGCTCCTATTCAGGAGAATGGGCTTTCTTTATTATTGGTGGTTCCTAGGCAGGATATTGTCAGTGAGGCCCAGACTGCACGAGAATATGTTGTTTCTCAGGTAGATGAGCATAATGGAAAAATTAGTTTAATAGTCTTCGGTGTCGCTATTTTCGTCGTTTTGATTTCCATGCTGCTTGCAAAACTGTTTACTCAAAATATCAGTATTCTCGTTGATACAGTTAAGAGTGTTGCCAAAGGAAATTTTTTGGTCAGAGCACAAGTTCGATCTTCTGATGAGATTGGCCAACTTGCAGCCGCAGTAAACAAGATGGTTCCCGAGCTCCAGGAACGTGTGGCAATGAAGAATCATCTTGAGGTTGCCCAAGAGGTTCAACAGAACTTGCTTCCCTCAGAAAATCCCACATTTTTCTCTTTGGATATTGCAGCTTCAAGTTCGTACTGCGATGAAACCGGTGGCGACTATTATGGGTTCATACCCCGTACCATGAATGGGACCAAGTCATTGGTTGTTGGAGTTGGAGATGTCAGCGGTCATGGTTTTCAGGCTGCACTGATGATGGCTTCGGCTCGTGCCTATTTACGGAGCCAGATAACGAGCGGCAAACCTCTCGCAGAGGCTGTAACGGCCGTTAACGATCTCATGGCTGAAGATTTGGATGAAACCGGGCGATTTATGACGTTGTTTGCCCTTGAGTTGTTTGAAGATGGTTCAGCCAACTGGGTGCGTGCAGGACATGATCCGGCATTACTCTATGATCCTCAAACCGATCAATTTGATGAACTGACTGGTCAGGGGCTGCCACTGGGAGTTCTCTCTGGTGGAGACTATGAATCTGGTGCAATCAGTGGTTTTAAGCCTGGGCAAATCATCATTATAGGCACAGACGGCATTTGGGAATCCACTTCAGATGTAAAGTCCCCGTAA
- a CDS encoding tetratricopeptide repeat protein produces the protein MKIYTHLQTTCFAVIVASLIAAPSIGLAASKKSYEEWLRQYGAWDQLDKEFARESTGDSPETLLKRANVYLNLNSPKQALEILEMSSAFEDNTHEAQRLWLGGQAHRAMGNLTKAVLWFTQSAEQLNDPKSIKRAFKDEDDLEYIWMDVWKKLYWAYGDKYSISQEVQQTALKRIANVGAQVWDTEYWKQARELLGLTTSEKNQPAKSNDSNPEPIMLSEVDKELIVKSFSLISLEKFDAAQAEINKIEHQAVRFFWTTLITSIETGQMPNDLSPLEDGNYLKANAFWQGNIASVVSQGKSAWVLGNPDSAPWTRFRNNLLGMPADEAIVAIDKELDSMLISKEYSSLLKSVKLALSLSNGNLSLASSTWESVDKNELPLSLLFAGTLSFNKDFNNALPDSITSNDQLRSVFTTLAESTGHASLKSEAPFWVVSPDEKLQTLSEKTYPMDKLLQLAYWKTRFQDKPTLAHAKRAAYLFDNTSFGTQATLYLADQAVEIKDLQLAAFYLNRIDQQTLSENQKMEWYDVKIKIELESGHNEKALRTYNLMTDLQAEIPVMTVLRMSLLFQQLRKYEVAREQLLSLWNKRDTLPSSLQAETLFWLGEGEQGLRNAEKALDYYLLLAWQYPQENIWALTAMYRASLIYEKRGKYETAKRLLTTVVKRADRKEQREAAKARINAIDNKMGKSSKNEASTLKYPF, from the coding sequence ATGAAAATTTATACACATCTACAGACAACATGTTTTGCAGTCATAGTTGCTTCATTGATTGCAGCTCCATCTATCGGATTGGCCGCCTCCAAAAAAAGCTACGAAGAATGGCTTCGTCAATATGGTGCGTGGGACCAATTAGATAAAGAATTTGCTCGGGAAAGCACTGGCGACTCTCCTGAAACACTGCTCAAACGAGCAAATGTCTACCTTAACCTCAACTCCCCTAAGCAAGCACTCGAAATATTGGAAATGAGCTCTGCATTCGAGGACAATACGCACGAAGCGCAAAGGCTTTGGCTTGGAGGTCAAGCACACAGAGCTATGGGTAATTTAACTAAAGCCGTGCTTTGGTTCACTCAATCCGCTGAACAGCTCAATGATCCCAAATCGATAAAACGTGCTTTCAAAGATGAAGATGACTTGGAATACATTTGGATGGATGTGTGGAAAAAGCTCTACTGGGCATATGGTGACAAGTATTCGATATCACAAGAGGTTCAACAAACTGCCCTGAAAAGAATCGCCAATGTGGGTGCACAAGTCTGGGATACTGAGTACTGGAAGCAAGCGCGCGAGCTACTGGGGCTTACGACTTCAGAAAAGAATCAGCCAGCCAAGAGCAATGATTCCAACCCAGAACCAATAATGCTTTCTGAGGTAGACAAGGAGCTCATAGTCAAATCCTTCAGTCTGATATCATTAGAAAAATTTGATGCAGCCCAAGCTGAAATCAATAAAATTGAACATCAAGCTGTACGATTTTTTTGGACTACCCTCATTACATCTATAGAAACTGGCCAAATGCCGAACGACCTCAGTCCACTGGAAGATGGTAATTATTTAAAGGCAAATGCCTTCTGGCAGGGAAATATTGCCTCTGTTGTATCTCAGGGCAAATCAGCATGGGTTTTAGGCAATCCAGATTCTGCCCCGTGGACTCGATTCAGAAACAACTTATTGGGAATGCCTGCTGATGAGGCCATCGTAGCCATAGATAAAGAACTCGATTCCATGCTTATCTCCAAAGAGTACTCGTCCTTGCTCAAAAGCGTTAAGCTCGCTCTCTCTTTATCGAATGGTAACCTCTCGCTTGCATCCTCCACATGGGAGTCTGTAGACAAAAATGAACTTCCCCTTTCACTGCTTTTTGCCGGTACGCTGTCCTTTAATAAAGACTTTAACAACGCACTCCCTGATAGCATAACGAGCAACGATCAGCTTCGATCTGTATTCACCACGTTGGCTGAATCCACAGGCCATGCTTCACTTAAGAGTGAAGCACCCTTCTGGGTTGTCTCGCCTGACGAAAAACTACAAACACTTTCTGAAAAGACTTATCCTATGGATAAGCTGCTGCAACTCGCATATTGGAAAACACGTTTTCAGGATAAACCCACATTGGCACATGCCAAACGTGCAGCCTATCTATTCGACAATACATCCTTTGGGACTCAGGCAACTCTTTATCTTGCTGATCAAGCTGTAGAAATCAAAGATTTGCAGTTAGCAGCTTTTTATCTGAACAGAATTGACCAACAGACGCTGAGTGAAAATCAGAAAATGGAATGGTACGATGTAAAGATAAAAATTGAACTTGAATCTGGCCACAACGAGAAGGCTCTGAGAACGTATAACCTGATGACTGATTTACAGGCAGAGATTCCTGTGATGACAGTTTTGAGGATGTCACTGCTTTTTCAGCAGCTCCGAAAATATGAAGTTGCTCGAGAGCAATTACTCTCTCTTTGGAATAAGCGAGACACCCTGCCCTCTTCTTTGCAAGCTGAAACGCTATTTTGGTTAGGTGAGGGGGAACAAGGTTTGCGCAATGCGGAAAAGGCCCTGGATTATTACCTCCTCTTAGCCTGGCAGTATCCACAAGAAAACATCTGGGCATTGACTGCGATGTATCGAGCATCGCTCATATATGAAAAACGTGGGAAATATGAAACGGCCAAGCGCCTTCTGACGACAGTTGTCAAGCGTGCCGACCGCAAAGAGCAGCGAGAAGCAGCTAAAGCTCGCATTAATGCTATCGACAATAAAATGGGGAAATCATCGAAAAACGAGGCGAGCACTCTTAAATATCCATTCTAA
- a CDS encoding IS1595 family transposase, translating into MRKSRLSKDKQLRLIEHFVAGTTARCAADLVGVNVKTAAYYFHRLREIIAVEESCEGMDFGEFEVDESYFGGKRKGKRGRGAAGKVPVFGILKRGGKVYTQVIPDAKGKTLLPIIQERIQPDSVVYSDCWYGYNVLDVSAFKHFRINHSKLFADSHNHINGIENFWNQAKRHMRKFNGIPTKHFSLFLKECEWRFNNSNPRSQFKQLKQWVRRHMG; encoded by the coding sequence ATGCGAAAAAGTCGTTTGAGCAAGGACAAGCAGCTTCGTTTAATCGAACATTTTGTGGCTGGCACGACAGCTCGTTGCGCTGCCGATCTGGTTGGTGTGAACGTCAAAACAGCCGCCTATTACTTTCACCGGCTCCGGGAAATCATAGCGGTAGAAGAGTCCTGTGAAGGGATGGATTTTGGCGAATTTGAGGTCGATGAGAGCTACTTCGGTGGCAAGCGAAAGGGCAAAAGAGGACGTGGGGCGGCTGGTAAGGTTCCTGTTTTTGGAATCCTTAAAAGGGGCGGGAAGGTCTATACACAGGTGATTCCTGATGCGAAAGGTAAAACCTTGCTTCCCATTATTCAGGAAAGAATCCAGCCAGACAGTGTGGTTTACTCGGACTGCTGGTATGGCTACAATGTCCTTGATGTGTCAGCGTTCAAACACTTCCGAATCAACCACTCGAAGCTGTTTGCAGATAGCCACAACCACATCAATGGAATCGAGAATTTTTGGAACCAGGCCAAACGCCATATGAGGAAATTCAACGGCATTCCAACCAAGCATTTTTCTCTGTTTTTAAAGGAATGCGAGTGGCGTTTTAATAACAGCAATCCGCGAAGCCAGTTTAAACAACTGAAACAGTGGGTTAGAAGACATATGGGCTAG